The genomic stretch TcaggattattattattattattattattattgaaacGGTATTAACATTAAAATTTTCAGGATAGTAtattttgatgatttttcttCGGGATATTTGTAGGCTAATCTCTGGCTAAATGCTCTGGCATCCCATTCTTTTGTTCCTGCAACACAGATGTCCAATTTTCCGGAAGCACCATCAAGTTGAGCCCCACTGCTACAATAGATTGAGAATGCCAGATTTTTATGGATGTCCAAGCAGAGTATCTTTTAATGGGAAGATACATTTTGTTGTTTCTATGCTACAGATTCTTTTGGATTTCACATTTCTAATGTCTTGCAATAGTTTCCTTACTTGTAAACTATGCATTCAATAACGCTGCTGAAGAGTTCAATCATTCAATAACAAAGCTAAAACTCACATCCTTACTATCTATAGCTCTGTTTCTAATCTATGGCCTTTCTAATCTTCTCCCAAAAGCAGAAGTATACAAATAGGAAAACTATAAATGAATGTCTAGTGTGATCTTCTCCTATACAAGTGGCTGGAACACTTATTGAGCAGCTGGTGGTGGTGCCTCCCACGGCAGCAAACCAGTGTTAAAATCAGCCAGATTAGCCAACACAAAGTCCCTGAGCCCTGTATCCCAAACTTCACAGAACCTCTGTGGCCAATCAGGTGGCTCAATGGCTTCCGTCCCCAGCCCCGGTGCTCTGTCACGTGATCCCTCGTTCTGGTTCTGTTGCCAATCCGCAACGTATGTAGCAACTCTTCTGTAAAATTTTGTTCTAAATACCTCCCACACTTGGTATTTGTAATGATTGATGACTGCTGCAGTGGCAGGCAAATTCAGGTACTTGAATCCCTTTTTGAGGTGGAAATGGTGCACCACGTTGAGCAGGGTTGGGTCGAGTGCATCTGCCCTGACGATCGACTTGTGCCTCTCGGGACTCTGAAGCCGACAGCTGTACCCCGCAGTGACCCCCTGTGGTGGCGCTGCACTCAGCCCAGACGGCCCAAAGCTGTGGCAGGATGTCCGGATCTCAGCTATGGTGCTCGACCACGACGACACATTCGCCACTAAGGTACGCAGTGAGCCCTGATCTGCATACCCCAGTTTTCTGAATCTCTGGTACTTGGGAGTCGTATATGGCAAGTGGAAATACTCATCCACATCCATGAATGAGATCCATTTACATTCATCCTTTGCTCTCACTGCACAGTGAGAGAAACCTGCTTCCTGAGTCTTGATCCATGGCCACATGTGCCGGCTGACATTGTAGTTCTCTCGATCAAGATTTCGGACAACCTCATCTATCCCATCATCGCTGTTGTTGTCGTACACGAACCACCTCTCCACCCCGAGCCACGCGTGGTACATGATCCACTCGCGTATGGCTGAGCCCTGGTTCCACACCATCGTACACACACACAGCTCATATTTACCATCACTCCTCTTCCTCCCATCATACCCCAAATCAGACACCTTCGCCACAGATGGAACAAGCAGACGCCTACGAACACGAGGCTGCTGTTGCACGCCAATAGTGACGCGAATCCCATCAAAACTATCCACGTTGCCATGGACTTGTAACCTCCGTGGCAACGCGCACCTGACAACCTCCTGAGCAGCAGTCAATGCCTTGGTCCTCATCACGTACCTATCCTTCCTCTCACGCTTCCCCAATGCGAAATGGCAACTGAATTGGCTCGGGTCCGACTTCCTATCCGCCCGTAGATTCAATCCTTTCACAAACACAACAACAGAGCTCCCATCTATTGCAGCTGCATAAGTAACACTGTTCCaatgcttcaatgatgaagtaTGCTCGAAAACCCTATCTTCGCCTCGAAACCTCAAATTCACAGCAGCCGAATAATTCCCAACTGGAAGAGGGCACCTCACAATGATCCTAAACTCATCGTATTCATCTACAGACAGCACCTTCTTCACAGCAGAACCACCACTGTAATTCCTGtctttttcaataaaataaacacATTCCAATTTATCATCATTCATCAACCCATCTTTCCTACCGCCGGTCACCAACAAGAGTACATGGTCGGGGAACAAAACCCTATCCTCAATGTCCAACGGTAACAAAACGCCCCCAAAAGTTGGTATTGATTTAGCAGTTGTAGTAGACAGTAAGGATAAGCTAGAAACGACTAGAACAGGTCGAAAAACGGAAGAAGTGAAAGGGAGTGTGTAGGATAAGAGGTAGAGGAAGGTGAGGAAGGTGAAGCAGAGGAGGAGAGATCTTACAGAAAAGAGAGATGGTCGGAGAATCCGTTTTCTCTTGCGGCGTTGATCGGAAGAGCTCATCTGTTTTTTGGTGAAGAAGAATAATTAATGAGATTACGGATCTGATGATTTAAGGAATGGATTTTGCAAATGGGGAAAATTCGTTGTGCAGATCTGTGCGAGGGCCGACAGTGGTGGGTGcagcttcttcttttcttttttactttaacGTTTGTTGCTTCTGTTATCTAGTAATTGTCGGAGAGATAACTATATTTCTTTCtctctgctgctgctgctgctgctgctgctttaTGGGAataatcttttctttttttacagcTGCAGCAGCTATCCTATGGCGGTTGGAGATGTTGCCTATGTGGAGTTTGCCTTAAACGTGTGTACTAATTCAACTATTCAGGTTAGATTCTTAGTTATGTTTATGGATATTTGGCTGACTATATTTAGGAGTTATAAATTGTGTAATTTATTAGTAGATGTGCATGTTTAATGACTAGGGGGACTTGCTAGTCAATTTAAGGCGTGCTGTTTATAATTTCCATTCTTGTGTAGTGGTCTTTAAgtctaaaaaaatatactactactagtatttaattttgCCATTTAACAGTCTtgagtaattttctttttatttttttatttcttgggTTGCGCATCttgatttttaaattgaaatgGGTAAGCGAAAAATTGGATCGCCAATGCTTCCGTTGAggtttttaacattttttattttccccgaaaaaattgttaaaatatactccattctTTAGGAGAGTCGGCTGCAAAATTGGATTTTTCAATAACAGACAACAGAAGTTGGATTTCTTCTAAGATACTTTTATTCGCTAATATATGCGCAAtacaaaatagaagaaaaatcaATTAACAATAGTCTCAGTCTTCATTACATAGCATAAATTCAAATTGACAATTCAAATATTCATTATGACTACATAACACAGTAATTAAAGTACTCCTTGGCTACCTTAATAAGTTAGTAATAT from Salvia splendens isolate huo1 chromosome 4, SspV2, whole genome shotgun sequence encodes the following:
- the LOC121798159 gene encoding glycosyltransferase family 92 protein RCOM_0530710-like, with amino-acid sequence MSSSDQRRKRKRILRPSLFSVRSLLLCFTFLTFLYLLSYTLPFTSSVFRPVLVVSSLSLLSTTTAKSIPTFGGVLLPLDIEDRVLFPDHVLLLVTGGRKDGLMNDDKLECVYFIEKDRNYSGGSAVKKVLSVDEYDEFRIIVRCPLPVGNYSAAVNLRFRGEDRVFEHTSSLKHWNSVTYAAAIDGSSVVVFVKGLNLRADRKSDPSQFSCHFALGKRERKDRYVMRTKALTAAQEVVRCALPRRLQVHGNVDSFDGIRVTIGVQQQPRVRRRLLVPSVAKVSDLGYDGRKRSDGKYELCVCTMVWNQGSAIREWIMYHAWLGVERWFVYDNNSDDGIDEVVRNLDRENYNVSRHMWPWIKTQEAGFSHCAVRAKDECKWISFMDVDEYFHLPYTTPKYQRFRKLGYADQGSLRTLVANVSSWSSTIAEIRTSCHSFGPSGLSAAPPQGVTAGYSCRLQSPERHKSIVRADALDPTLLNVVHHFHLKKGFKYLNLPATAAVINHYKYQVWEVFRTKFYRRVATYVADWQQNQNEGSRDRAPGLGTEAIEPPDWPQRFCEVWDTGLRDFVLANLADFNTGLLPWEAPPPAAQ